Proteins from a genomic interval of Pseudodesulfovibrio nedwellii:
- the nifS gene encoding cysteine desulfurase NifS — MKTIYLDNNATTQVDPAVFEAIKPYFSELYGNPSSMHRFGGQVGVEIKKARASVAKTLNCLPEEILFTSCGSESDNTAIRSALTAQPKKRHIITTAVEHPAVLSFCKFLEKKDDYEVTYLGTDEHGRLDMDEYKAAIRPDTAIISIMWANNETGNIYPIEEMAKIAKDNDVLFHTDAVQAVGKVPIDLKNVPVDMLSLSGHKLHAPKGVGALFVRKRSPFRPFLIGGHQEGSRRAGTENTTGIIALGKACELAHKNMDTENTKVRALRDKLENGLLAAIPNSILNGDKNNRLPNTSNISFGYVEGEAILLMIDQVGIAASSGSACTSGSLEPSHVLRAMDVPFTFAHGSIRFSLSRFNTEEEIDFVLKTLPPIIENLRKLSPFSPEKQGLGL, encoded by the coding sequence ATGAAGACTATCTATCTCGACAACAACGCGACAACTCAGGTTGATCCGGCTGTCTTCGAAGCCATCAAGCCGTACTTTTCTGAACTCTACGGAAATCCCTCGTCCATGCACCGCTTCGGTGGTCAGGTTGGCGTAGAAATAAAAAAGGCACGTGCATCGGTCGCCAAGACCCTCAATTGCCTGCCCGAAGAAATTCTCTTCACTTCCTGTGGTTCGGAATCTGACAACACCGCTATCAGATCAGCTCTGACCGCCCAACCGAAAAAACGGCACATCATCACCACCGCAGTGGAACATCCTGCTGTTCTAAGTTTTTGTAAATTCCTCGAAAAAAAGGATGACTACGAAGTTACATATCTGGGTACGGATGAACACGGCCGTCTTGATATGGATGAATACAAAGCGGCTATCCGTCCTGATACAGCCATCATTTCCATCATGTGGGCCAATAACGAAACCGGCAATATTTATCCGATTGAAGAAATGGCTAAAATTGCCAAGGACAACGACGTACTTTTCCACACTGACGCAGTTCAGGCGGTTGGCAAAGTTCCTATCGACCTCAAGAACGTCCCGGTGGACATGCTATCCTTATCCGGGCACAAGCTACACGCTCCCAAAGGCGTTGGGGCCCTATTTGTCCGCAAAAGATCGCCCTTCCGTCCATTTCTCATTGGCGGTCATCAGGAAGGCAGCCGTCGTGCAGGCACTGAAAATACCACAGGCATTATCGCTCTGGGTAAAGCGTGTGAACTGGCCCATAAAAATATGGACACAGAAAACACCAAAGTTCGTGCCTTGCGAGATAAATTGGAAAACGGCCTGCTTGCCGCTATCCCTAATTCGATTCTCAACGGCGACAAAAACAACCGCCTGCCCAATACGTCGAACATCTCTTTCGGCTATGTCGAAGGCGAGGCCATCCTCTTAATGATCGATCAGGTAGGCATTGCAGCCAGTTCCGGTTCAGCCTGTACATCCGGCAGCCTAGAACCGTCTCATGTCCTCCGGGCAATGGATGTTCCATTCACTTTTGCGCATGGTTCGATCAGATTCAGCCTGAGTCGCTTCAACACGGAAGAAGAAATTGATTTCGTACTGAAAACTCTGCCCCCTATCATAGAAAACTTGAGAAAACTCTCACCGTTTTCTCCTGAGAAACAAGGGCTTGGTCTATAA
- the nifU gene encoding Fe-S cluster assembly protein NifU — MWEYTDKVKDHFLNPRNVGTIDNADGVGEVGSLACGDALTLYIQVDDNGIITDAKFQTFGCASAIASSSALTELLIGKPVEEAEKLTNKDIAEYLGGLPREKMHCSVMGQEALEQALKNMRGEAPPQAEHSHEGELICECFGIFDEEILHAIKENDLQTVEDVTNFTKAGGGCGKCIGDLEKLLAQAHGESVCETPSSKPAFPAQGMTNIQRMHLIESVIDDDIRPALQADGGDIRLVDIDGGMVVVQFMGMCSGCPSSQATLHNLVEGKLREKVDPDLTVREA, encoded by the coding sequence ATGTGGGAATATACAGATAAGGTAAAAGACCATTTCCTCAATCCTCGGAATGTTGGAACCATTGATAACGCGGACGGAGTGGGAGAAGTCGGATCTCTGGCCTGCGGAGATGCCTTGACGCTCTACATTCAAGTGGACGACAACGGCATCATCACAGATGCAAAATTTCAAACTTTCGGCTGTGCCAGCGCAATCGCGTCCAGCTCTGCCCTCACGGAACTGCTCATCGGCAAGCCTGTTGAAGAAGCTGAGAAGCTGACCAATAAGGATATCGCTGAATATCTGGGGGGACTGCCCAGAGAGAAAATGCACTGTTCAGTCATGGGACAGGAAGCTCTTGAGCAAGCACTGAAAAACATGCGCGGCGAAGCTCCGCCTCAGGCAGAGCACTCCCATGAGGGTGAACTCATCTGTGAATGTTTTGGTATTTTTGATGAAGAAATTCTTCACGCCATCAAGGAAAATGATCTTCAGACAGTAGAAGATGTCACTAACTTCACCAAAGCCGGTGGCGGATGTGGGAAATGCATTGGTGATCTGGAAAAACTTCTGGCTCAGGCCCATGGTGAATCCGTTTGTGAAACGCCCTCCTCCAAACCGGCTTTCCCGGCACAGGGCATGACCAACATCCAGCGCATGCACCTCATCGAATCAGTCATTGATGATGACATCCGCCCGGCATTACAAGCCGACGGTGGAGATATCAGGCTGGTGGACATTGACGGCGGTATGGTCGTGGTTCAATTCATGGGCATGTGTTCCGGTTGCCCTTCTAGCCAAGCCACCCTGCACAATCTGGTGGAAGGCAAACTCCGAGAAAAGGTCGACCCAGACCTCACGGTACGGGAGGCATAA
- a CDS encoding DUF493 family protein → MTDKREQFKQALDGHHQWPCPYVYKFIVPAGNLDQFKELFPKEELKLRQSKTGKYTSITMISTMYSSDHVMEIYEKAAQVPGLMSL, encoded by the coding sequence ATGACAGACAAGCGAGAACAATTCAAGCAAGCGTTGGATGGACACCATCAATGGCCTTGTCCATATGTATATAAATTTATAGTACCTGCAGGTAATCTCGATCAATTCAAAGAATTGTTTCCGAAAGAAGAACTGAAGCTCCGTCAATCAAAGACAGGGAAATATACGAGCATCACCATGATTTCAACCATGTACTCCTCGGATCATGTTATGGAAATCTATGAAAAGGCAGCTCAGGTTCCAGGACTTATGTCTCTGTAA